One part of the Leptospira saintgironsiae genome encodes these proteins:
- a CDS encoding hybrid sensor histidine kinase/response regulator yields MENLPYSVAPLPENEEERVQALKRYRILDTPPEEKYDGIIKAASLICGTPMALVSLIDSERQWFKARMGIKDKETPRRESFCQFALYENKTLVVEDAQKDPRFRQNPFVVNDPNIRFYAGAPLRTPDGYVLGTLCVLDSQPKTLTDSEIQALEALANSVVSFMELDAKSQALIQLQSVALELQKAKEQFFINMNHELRTPVHGILGMVDLLHQTNNPDLQKEYLDSLTESSDHLIRLINDVIDFSKAESGSLHFSFKEFDMISLLERYAEEASDKAFKKGLAFKTILPPARENIDVKSDSIRVRQILSNLVSNALKFTEKGGITVELGVERETEADITLSLSVKDTGIGIESHRIPTLFEAFSQTDISISRKYGGTGLGLSICKRVCEALDWNISVESESGKGSKFVLEMTLPKANLAEKVKIAESKNRINFDFSEHSDLKILVAEDNPVNQRLIQKMLEKLGLSSSVVSNGIDVLAYWEQNDVDLLLLDIQMPELSGLEVARILKKKPSTRKVPWIIAVTAHDSTEDRRACAEAGMDDYLGKPFRKEDLGERIQEFLKVLPSSLAS; encoded by the coding sequence ATGGAAAATCTTCCTTATAGCGTCGCTCCTCTACCCGAAAATGAAGAAGAAAGGGTACAAGCATTAAAACGTTATAGGATCCTAGACACACCTCCTGAAGAAAAATACGACGGAATCATAAAAGCCGCCTCCCTAATTTGCGGGACACCGATGGCTTTAGTATCTTTAATCGATTCAGAAAGACAATGGTTCAAGGCAAGAATGGGGATCAAGGACAAGGAGACTCCCAGGCGCGAGTCCTTTTGTCAATTCGCACTTTATGAAAACAAGACCTTAGTGGTAGAAGACGCTCAAAAAGATCCAAGATTTAGACAAAATCCATTTGTAGTAAACGATCCGAATATCAGATTTTATGCAGGTGCCCCTCTAAGAACTCCTGATGGTTATGTTTTAGGAACATTATGTGTATTAGATTCTCAACCTAAAACATTAACCGACTCTGAAATCCAAGCCTTAGAAGCATTGGCAAATTCTGTGGTTTCTTTTATGGAATTAGATGCTAAATCTCAGGCATTGATCCAGTTGCAGTCTGTTGCACTAGAATTACAAAAAGCTAAAGAACAATTCTTTATTAATATGAATCATGAACTTAGGACTCCCGTACATGGTATCTTAGGAATGGTGGATCTATTACATCAAACGAATAATCCAGATCTTCAAAAAGAATATCTGGATTCATTAACTGAAAGTTCTGATCATCTGATCCGTTTGATCAATGATGTTATTGATTTTAGCAAAGCCGAATCAGGCTCCTTACATTTCAGTTTTAAAGAATTCGATATGATCTCTCTTCTAGAAAGATATGCGGAAGAAGCTTCAGACAAAGCATTTAAAAAAGGATTGGCATTTAAAACAATTCTTCCACCTGCAAGAGAAAATATTGATGTAAAATCTGATTCTATACGGGTCAGACAAATTCTTTCTAATTTAGTTTCGAATGCATTGAAATTCACCGAAAAAGGTGGGATCACAGTAGAGTTAGGTGTAGAACGAGAAACCGAAGCCGATATAACTCTCTCTTTGAGTGTTAAAGATACAGGCATTGGAATAGAATCTCATAGGATCCCAACATTATTCGAAGCATTCTCTCAAACTGATATCTCTATATCTAGGAAATATGGAGGAACAGGTTTAGGTCTTTCCATCTGCAAACGTGTTTGCGAAGCATTGGATTGGAATATATCAGTGGAAAGTGAATCAGGCAAAGGTTCTAAATTTGTTTTAGAAATGACCCTTCCTAAAGCCAACCTCGCTGAAAAAGTTAAAATAGCAGAATCCAAAAATCGGATCAATTTCGATTTCTCTGAACATAGTGATCTAAAAATCCTTGTGGCAGAAGACAATCCAGTTAACCAAAGATTGATCCAAAAGATGTTGGAAAAATTAGGATTAAGTTCCTCGGTTGTTTCCAACGGGATAGACGTTTTAGCATATTGGGAGCAGAATGATGTGGACCTTCTTCTTTTAGATATTCAAATGCCTGAGTTGAGTGGATTAGAAGTAGCAAGGATCCTAAAGAAAAAACCTAGTACAAGAAAGGTCCCTTGGATCATAGCAGTCACCGCCCATGACAGCACTGAAGACAGACGAGCTTGCGCAGAAGCTGGCATGGACGATTATTTAGGGAAACCTTTCCGGAAAGAAGATCTGGGAGAAAGGATACAAGAATTTTTGAAAGTCCTGCCTTCCTCCCTTGCTTCCTAA
- a CDS encoding VOC family protein, with translation MIHHIAISTQDPETLKKFYINIPGLSFEKDHFYQDGKLRSSWFLAGVTRIMIEKEEEPKAPHALIFSAPKKEEREKIDSLFGNSFIEKTDYTKYFKDPDGNRLGFSSYPEPWD, from the coding sequence ATGATCCATCATATCGCAATTTCCACACAAGATCCGGAAACATTAAAAAAGTTTTATATAAATATACCTGGCTTATCATTTGAAAAGGATCATTTTTACCAGGACGGTAAACTCAGATCTTCCTGGTTTTTAGCAGGCGTTACTCGTATCATGATCGAAAAAGAAGAAGAGCCTAAGGCACCTCATGCACTCATCTTCTCTGCACCAAAAAAGGAAGAAAGAGAAAAGATAGATTCCTTATTTGGAAATTCTTTTATAGAGAAGACTGACTACACAAAATATTTTAAGGATCCTGATGGGAATCGTTTAGGATTCAGTTCTTATCCAGAACCCTGGGATTAG
- a CDS encoding anthranilate synthase component I family protein, with product MSIEIQNIRKEANALFPRPIARSFPLKEEGVLEYFQKLMEETDIAVLFESLGPESDNSRYSFISAFPKRVFKAKGDKLECDGKEIGKGNPYRLFSEIFPPRKSFLEYTESGGGGLYGYLSYEAANDMEPSLLLKEHSKFPKFYFAWMEDGILLDRRTGESKYFHYGTDRYNLFEEIYKKKTPDKGKFQSVDLGFSKTKEEHRSMVNEVLEEIRNGNTFQCQVGFRKTFLIGEGETSLARKKGDFELYKSVRKVNPSPFMFFMSFPGEVHLGASPELLFRLKDGLAESFPLAGTIRRGINEEEDQKIALQLLSDPKEIAEHNMLVDLHRNDLGRVSKFGTVKVRDSFALKRFSHVQHLSTEVSGILRAGQDMFSGLASSFPTGTLSGAPKIESMKIIHRIENDPRGPYGGAVGRFGFDGNCSFCIPIRSYFRKEEEAVIRASGGIVMDSDPDAEYEEIGHKLGAVLKAMEAAQ from the coding sequence ATGTCCATAGAGATACAAAATATCAGAAAAGAAGCAAATGCCCTTTTCCCAAGACCAATCGCCCGATCTTTTCCGTTAAAGGAAGAAGGTGTATTAGAATATTTTCAAAAGTTAATGGAAGAAACTGATATTGCAGTTTTATTCGAAAGTTTAGGACCTGAATCGGATAATTCCAGATATAGTTTTATTTCGGCTTTCCCAAAGAGAGTCTTCAAAGCAAAGGGAGACAAATTGGAATGTGACGGAAAAGAGATCGGTAAAGGAAATCCATACCGATTGTTCTCAGAAATTTTTCCTCCTAGGAAATCTTTCTTAGAATATACAGAATCTGGTGGAGGAGGCCTTTACGGTTATCTTTCTTATGAGGCCGCAAATGATATGGAGCCAAGCCTTCTTCTAAAAGAACATTCTAAATTTCCTAAGTTCTATTTTGCTTGGATGGAAGATGGGATCCTCTTAGACAGAAGAACAGGAGAATCCAAATATTTTCATTACGGAACAGATCGATATAATTTGTTCGAGGAAATTTATAAAAAGAAAACTCCCGACAAAGGAAAATTTCAATCTGTTGATTTAGGTTTTTCTAAAACTAAAGAAGAACATAGATCTATGGTGAATGAAGTTTTGGAAGAGATCCGAAATGGAAATACATTCCAATGCCAAGTAGGATTCCGAAAAACTTTTTTAATTGGAGAAGGTGAGACCTCTTTAGCCAGAAAAAAAGGGGATTTCGAATTATACAAATCAGTTCGAAAGGTAAACCCTTCACCATTTATGTTCTTCATGAGTTTTCCTGGAGAAGTTCATCTAGGAGCAAGTCCTGAACTTTTATTTCGTTTGAAAGATGGGCTTGCTGAAAGTTTTCCATTAGCAGGCACCATTCGAAGAGGAATAAACGAAGAAGAAGATCAAAAAATTGCACTTCAACTTCTATCCGACCCTAAAGAGATCGCAGAGCATAATATGCTTGTGGATCTGCATCGGAACGATCTAGGAAGAGTTTCCAAATTTGGAACCGTAAAGGTAAGAGATTCTTTTGCTCTTAAAAGATTCAGTCATGTGCAACATCTTTCGACTGAAGTTTCCGGAATCTTAAGAGCAGGCCAGGATATGTTTTCTGGATTAGCTTCTTCTTTTCCGACTGGAACCTTAAGCGGTGCTCCAAAGATAGAATCGATGAAGATCATTCATAGGATAGAGAATGATCCGAGAGGACCGTATGGAGGAGCTGTAGGAAGATTCGGCTTTGATGGAAATTGTTCCTTCTGTATTCCGATCCGAAGTTATTTCAGAAAAGAAGAAGAAGCGGTAATTCGAGCTTCCGGAGGGATTGTAATGGATTCGGATCCAGACGCAGAATACGAAGAGATCGGCCATAAATTAGGAGCAGTTTTGAAAGCAATGGAGGCAGCTCAATGA
- a CDS encoding DoxX family protein yields MIQKILKTDSDITSLILRVTLAVVMFPHGAQKVLGWYGGYGFSGTYAFLTGAGFPGFLVILLFIAEFLGPIGLLSGLLTRVAAAGIAVAMTVAILPHAEHGFFMNWAGSQKGEGFEFHLLMVAISLALVIKGGGKLSLDGAISKN; encoded by the coding sequence GTGATTCAGAAAATTCTCAAAACGGACTCGGATATAACATCCTTAATTTTAAGGGTAACACTTGCGGTTGTGATGTTCCCACATGGAGCACAAAAGGTACTAGGTTGGTACGGTGGATACGGATTCTCCGGAACGTATGCATTCTTAACCGGAGCAGGCTTTCCAGGCTTCTTAGTAATACTTTTATTCATCGCTGAATTTTTAGGACCTATCGGATTACTTTCAGGTCTTCTTACAAGAGTAGCCGCAGCAGGAATTGCAGTCGCGATGACAGTAGCAATACTTCCCCATGCAGAGCACGGATTCTTTATGAACTGGGCAGGAAGCCAAAAGGGAGAAGGATTCGAATTCCATCTATTGATGGTAGCGATCTCCTTAGCATTGGTGATCAAGGGAGGAGGAAAACTTTCCTTGGATGGGGCAATCTCCAAAAACTAA
- a CDS encoding GNAT family N-acetyltransferase produces MNSVQHDIAGKKFLILQDGREAHLVYREIGSHVWDLYHTFVPTDFRGKGIASQLAEAALKTARAETKKIIPNCSFVQTYLKRHPEYSDLVIME; encoded by the coding sequence ATGAATTCAGTCCAACATGATATTGCCGGCAAAAAATTCCTGATTTTACAAGACGGAAGAGAAGCTCATTTGGTTTATAGAGAGATCGGTTCCCATGTTTGGGATCTGTATCATACATTTGTTCCTACGGATTTTAGAGGAAAAGGGATCGCTTCCCAACTCGCAGAAGCCGCCCTCAAAACAGCAAGAGCAGAAACAAAAAAGATCATCCCAAATTGTTCCTTTGTGCAAACTTATCTAAAAAGACATCCTGAATATTCTGATCTGGTGATTATGGAATGA
- a CDS encoding NAD(P)/FAD-dependent oxidoreductase, which translates to MEEVQTKKLAVIGGGAAGFFGAIQTRILSEGRISVQLYEKSPNVLSKVKISGGGRCNVTHSCFDPEELSKRYPRGEKELKRAFEIFQPKDTIRFFESRGVKLKAETDGRMFPVTDNSETIIHCLLEEAKKSGVRIQTKISILGIYKNEDPNGKRFRIQTEEGEEYFDSVLVASGSSRKVWGWLENMGHSIESPVPSLFTFEISDPLLDGFQGLTVSDVEIIFKNSKLKQRGPILFTHWGLSGPAVLKLSAWAARELFDSDYKAELLVDWVPNHSRQELREIFLEKKKDSPSKKPGSRSEFDLPSRFWERVWEKSCGAEKRWSEISSKELHQAEEILKRTVLKVSGKGVFKDEFVTCGGVRRKEVDFSKMESRLHSGLYFAGEVLDIDGITGGFNFQNAWTTSYIAAKALAAT; encoded by the coding sequence ATGGAAGAAGTCCAGACTAAAAAATTAGCAGTGATCGGCGGCGGTGCCGCCGGTTTTTTCGGAGCCATACAAACTAGAATTCTTTCGGAAGGAAGAATATCGGTACAACTGTACGAAAAATCCCCCAACGTACTTTCTAAAGTAAAAATTTCAGGGGGAGGAAGATGTAACGTCACTCATTCCTGTTTTGATCCAGAGGAATTATCTAAACGTTATCCAAGAGGGGAGAAGGAACTAAAAAGAGCCTTCGAGATATTCCAACCAAAGGATACGATCCGCTTTTTCGAATCTCGAGGAGTAAAATTAAAAGCAGAAACCGATGGCAGAATGTTCCCTGTCACAGATAATTCTGAAACCATCATCCATTGTTTATTGGAAGAAGCCAAAAAATCAGGAGTAAGGATCCAAACCAAAATTTCTATATTAGGAATTTATAAAAATGAGGATCCTAACGGCAAAAGATTCAGGATACAAACAGAAGAGGGAGAAGAATATTTCGATTCTGTTTTGGTAGCAAGTGGATCTTCTCGAAAGGTTTGGGGATGGTTGGAAAATATGGGACATTCTATAGAATCTCCCGTTCCTTCTTTATTCACATTTGAGATCTCAGATCCTTTATTAGATGGATTTCAGGGACTTACGGTCTCCGACGTAGAGATCATATTCAAAAACTCTAAACTAAAACAAAGAGGCCCCATTCTTTTTACACATTGGGGATTAAGTGGTCCTGCAGTCTTAAAACTATCCGCCTGGGCTGCTCGCGAATTATTCGATTCAGATTACAAAGCAGAATTACTTGTAGATTGGGTCCCTAATCATTCCAGACAAGAATTGAGAGAAATATTTTTAGAAAAGAAGAAGGATAGTCCTTCTAAAAAGCCAGGAAGTCGTTCCGAATTTGATCTTCCTTCCAGATTTTGGGAAAGAGTCTGGGAGAAGTCCTGCGGGGCCGAAAAAAGATGGTCCGAAATTTCTTCCAAAGAATTACACCAAGCAGAAGAGATCTTAAAAAGAACTGTTCTGAAAGTTTCTGGCAAGGGAGTTTTTAAAGATGAATTTGTGACCTGCGGTGGGGTTCGTCGTAAAGAAGTAGATTTTTCTAAAATGGAAAGCAGACTTCATTCGGGACTCTATTTTGCCGGAGAAGTTTTAGATATAGATGGTATCACAGGCGGATTTAATTTCCAAAATGCATGGACCACTTCTTATATCGCAGCAAAAGCTTTGGCTGCAACCTAA
- a CDS encoding anthranilate synthase component II, whose product MKVLLVDHHDSFSYNLFQYLGEILEEEFPYRFRLDVIRQNETDVSKIVREKYDRILLSPGPGTPDDPEYFGCSMEILKQLGGEVPILGVCLGMQGIAHFAGANIIKAEYPMHGKISEIKTDGKGVFRDLPSDLKVMRYHSLVVDENSLGKEWERTAYAGSELMGIRNQEKRMEGVQFHPESFATEGGRKMLSNFLI is encoded by the coding sequence ATGAAAGTATTACTCGTAGATCATCATGATTCTTTTTCTTATAATCTATTCCAATACCTAGGAGAAATTTTAGAAGAAGAGTTTCCCTATAGATTCAGATTGGATGTGATCCGCCAGAATGAAACGGATGTTTCCAAGATCGTCCGAGAAAAATACGATAGGATTTTGCTTTCTCCGGGTCCAGGAACTCCTGACGATCCTGAATATTTCGGATGTTCTATGGAAATTTTGAAACAATTAGGAGGAGAAGTCCCAATCTTAGGAGTTTGCCTTGGAATGCAGGGTATAGCTCATTTTGCGGGGGCAAATATTATAAAAGCAGAATATCCGATGCATGGAAAAATTTCAGAGATAAAAACAGATGGTAAAGGAGTGTTTCGAGATCTTCCTTCTGATCTAAAAGTTATGAGATATCATTCTTTGGTGGTTGATGAAAATTCTTTGGGAAAAGAATGGGAAAGGACTGCTTATGCAGGCTCAGAACTCATGGGAATTCGTAACCAAGAAAAAAGAATGGAAGGTGTTCAATTTCATCCTGAGTCCTTTGCGACCGAAGGTGGAAGAAAAATGCTTTCGAATTTTCTAATATAA
- the ilvB gene encoding biosynthetic-type acetolactate synthase large subunit — protein sequence METITEKNKAWLREDTVPQNGAELIVAYLKRRRIHNVYGIPGGANLPLYDALHNSGIRHILARHEQGGGFMAQGEARVTKKPAVCLASSGPGVTNLITAVADAKSDSIPLVAITGQVPLSLIGTDAFQEIDTYGLSLPITKKTYLVRSVSELIRVLPEAFQIAEGPRPGPVWIDVPKDIQASPISLSMSQIESIWSSQEEKNSPRIFISEADKLRFYTLLENSKKPVLYIGGGVKGSGAEDLILQLAEAQDIPVVCTLMGLDSFSKSNELSLGMLGMHGAPYTNRLLFESDLLLAFGVRFDDRATGKLETFCPNAKVIHVDIDYKEIGKLRRPDFGFCSDLKYFLENMGEFPIHKREEWREQIRSYKELYPLNSISTPKGFSPQDIILSVAEFLGPNARISTDVGQHQMWVAQYYPFQKSGTFLTSGGLGTMGFGLPAAIGASLADPNSKIVCFSGDGSILMNIQELDTLSELQSDLKIIIFDNRNLGLVRQQQNLFYGSRYNGSSYPSHSKFSKIANAFGISSLDLGEEGKNLEDLEAFLKEKGPGLIVVPIDQDLQVLPMVPPGKSNLEMLLG from the coding sequence ATGGAAACGATTACTGAAAAAAACAAGGCCTGGCTTAGAGAAGATACGGTTCCCCAGAACGGAGCCGAACTGATCGTTGCTTATTTAAAAAGGAGAAGGATCCATAACGTATATGGAATTCCTGGCGGTGCCAATTTGCCGTTATACGATGCTCTTCATAATAGTGGAATACGTCATATTCTCGCAAGACATGAACAGGGCGGCGGATTTATGGCTCAAGGAGAAGCGAGAGTCACCAAAAAACCTGCTGTTTGTCTAGCTTCTTCCGGCCCAGGAGTTACAAATTTAATCACCGCAGTTGCGGATGCAAAATCAGATTCTATACCGTTAGTCGCAATTACAGGCCAAGTGCCTCTATCATTGATTGGAACGGATGCTTTCCAAGAAATAGATACTTACGGATTGTCTTTACCTATTACTAAAAAAACTTATTTAGTTCGTTCCGTATCAGAACTCATTCGTGTTTTGCCGGAAGCATTTCAAATCGCAGAAGGACCAAGACCCGGCCCAGTTTGGATAGATGTTCCTAAGGATATACAGGCTTCTCCTATTTCGCTTTCTATGTCCCAGATTGAATCCATTTGGAGTTCTCAAGAAGAGAAAAATTCACCTAGGATCTTTATATCAGAAGCAGATAAACTTAGATTTTATACTCTATTAGAAAATTCTAAAAAACCTGTTTTGTACATAGGCGGAGGAGTAAAAGGATCTGGTGCAGAAGATCTGATCCTTCAATTGGCAGAAGCACAGGACATTCCTGTAGTTTGTACATTGATGGGTTTGGATTCTTTTTCGAAAAGCAATGAATTGTCTTTGGGAATGTTAGGAATGCACGGAGCTCCTTATACAAATCGATTATTATTTGAATCCGATCTTCTTTTAGCATTCGGAGTTCGTTTTGATGATAGGGCCACTGGAAAATTGGAAACATTCTGCCCAAATGCAAAAGTGATCCATGTGGACATCGATTATAAGGAAATTGGAAAGTTAAGAAGGCCAGATTTCGGATTCTGTTCAGACCTAAAATATTTTTTGGAGAATATGGGAGAATTTCCAATTCACAAAAGAGAAGAATGGAGAGAACAGATCCGTTCTTATAAAGAACTATATCCATTAAATTCTATTTCTACTCCCAAAGGTTTTTCACCTCAGGATATTATTTTGTCCGTTGCGGAATTTTTAGGGCCGAATGCAAGGATCAGTACGGATGTAGGCCAACACCAGATGTGGGTGGCTCAATATTATCCATTTCAGAAAAGCGGAACTTTCTTAACTTCTGGTGGATTGGGTACTATGGGTTTTGGGTTGCCTGCGGCAATTGGGGCTTCTCTTGCAGATCCTAATTCTAAGATCGTTTGTTTTTCTGGTGACGGCTCCATTTTGATGAATATCCAAGAATTGGATACTTTGAGTGAGTTACAATCGGATTTGAAAATTATAATATTCGATAATCGAAATCTGGGGTTGGTCCGCCAGCAGCAGAATTTGTTTTATGGAAGTAGATATAATGGAAGTTCTTATCCTTCTCATTCTAAGTTTTCTAAGATCGCAAATGCTTTTGGGATTTCCAGTTTAGATCTGGGAGAAGAAGGGAAAAATTTAGAAGATCTGGAAGCCTTCCTGAAAGAGAAGGGGCCAGGACTGATCGTTGTACCGATTGATCAGGATCTTCAAGTTCTTCCTATGGTTCCTCCTGGAAAAAGTAATTTGGAGATGCTCTTAGGTTGA
- a CDS encoding sensor histidine kinase yields MEKGKKFGPLDRIFKSIQGYLTPKAPVSSGLSYWRELILTSILFSMSILGTIVYFPSVYLAWTEGKTEVLWIDSFSLGLVYLLLLVKKINFSIKATLILTMNYCLGLSLLIFVGPEGGGLLWLFPFPVLAGVLFGLTPSLFGLLANMLAVFIASRAQFYLSLPWSMAPERLYVVGLNFFIANTIVCVPLTILMRGLQESVQRRHEYLTNLRLRKAHIYRSKRTLEKEIATRIEIERTLEENLREKEVLLHEIHHRVKNNLQIVSGMLNLQNMYSTESATSEILSKAQNRITAMAMIHDHLYKQDKFANVDMKTYLDSLLRHLVTSYFPSGNRIGFEADMDPIRLSMEKAIPCGLIVTELISNSLKHAFPSDAKGNIFVQLKVKENKVHLTVRDDGVGMPGIQEWFGQISSQKQDQDSSLGLMIIRSLCSQLKAELDLKNTGGTSVCLIFKT; encoded by the coding sequence ATGGAAAAGGGAAAGAAATTCGGTCCACTTGATCGGATTTTCAAATCGATCCAAGGATATCTAACTCCAAAGGCTCCGGTCTCCTCCGGACTTTCCTATTGGAGAGAACTCATCTTAACTTCTATATTATTCAGTATGAGTATACTCGGAACCATAGTATATTTCCCGAGCGTATACCTTGCATGGACAGAAGGCAAAACTGAAGTTTTATGGATAGATTCATTTTCATTAGGGCTTGTTTACTTACTTCTACTTGTTAAAAAAATCAATTTTTCGATCAAGGCCACATTGATCCTAACAATGAATTATTGTTTAGGACTCTCTCTTTTGATATTCGTAGGACCGGAAGGAGGAGGATTACTTTGGTTATTTCCTTTTCCAGTTCTTGCAGGAGTTCTATTCGGGCTCACTCCTTCTTTATTTGGGCTTCTTGCAAATATGTTAGCAGTCTTTATAGCATCCAGAGCACAATTTTATCTTAGCCTTCCTTGGTCTATGGCTCCAGAAAGATTATATGTTGTCGGTCTGAACTTTTTTATCGCAAATACGATCGTATGCGTTCCTCTAACTATACTTATGAGAGGATTACAAGAAAGTGTACAAAGAAGGCACGAATATCTTACAAATCTTAGATTAAGAAAAGCTCATATATATAGATCCAAACGTACTCTGGAAAAAGAGATCGCCACTAGGATAGAGATCGAAAGAACCTTAGAAGAAAATTTAAGAGAGAAAGAAGTACTTCTTCATGAAATCCATCATAGGGTTAAAAACAATCTGCAGATCGTTTCAGGAATGCTAAATTTACAGAATATGTATTCTACTGAATCAGCTACTTCTGAAATTTTATCTAAGGCTCAAAATAGGATCACTGCAATGGCGATGATCCACGACCATCTATACAAGCAGGACAAATTTGCAAATGTGGATATGAAAACATATCTGGATTCTCTTTTAAGACATTTGGTTACTTCTTATTTTCCATCTGGAAATCGGATCGGCTTCGAAGCAGATATGGATCCTATTCGGCTTTCTATGGAAAAGGCAATTCCTTGCGGATTAATTGTTACTGAGCTGATCTCTAACTCTCTTAAACATGCATTCCCAAGCGATGCAAAAGGGAATATTTTTGTTCAATTAAAGGTAAAAGAAAATAAGGTCCATCTTACAGTTAGAGACGACGGTGTCGGAATGCCTGGCATACAAGAATGGTTTGGGCAAATTTCTTCTCAAAAACAGGACCAGGATTCTTCTTTAGGTTTAATGATCATTCGCTCATTATGCAGTCAACTTAAGGCGGAGCTTGATCTGAAAAACACAGGCGGAACTTCCGTTTGCTTGATTTTTAAAACTTAA
- a CDS encoding LIC13081 family protein has product MATTTIAFTVPISLSRAFDYVSNFERLSDWSGNILSFKKNESTPGFQVKTKFWFFACKFEYQILESKYPSRLVVRIKSRFSDQTETFCFYPDPKGSDTDTKILFTSQMELSGFSKVFRSWIFSRVFENTRKDIRKLQEILSQGKTLGIRNFQVIHD; this is encoded by the coding sequence ATGGCGACGACTACTATTGCTTTTACTGTGCCGATTTCTTTAAGCAGAGCGTTCGATTACGTTTCTAATTTCGAACGTTTATCTGACTGGTCAGGAAATATTCTCTCCTTTAAGAAAAATGAAAGTACTCCTGGTTTTCAAGTGAAAACTAAGTTTTGGTTTTTCGCATGTAAGTTCGAATACCAAATTCTAGAATCCAAGTATCCGAGTAGATTAGTAGTGAGGATCAAAAGTAGATTTTCAGATCAGACTGAAACCTTCTGTTTTTATCCTGATCCGAAAGGTTCCGATACTGATACTAAGATCCTTTTTACAAGCCAGATGGAATTATCTGGATTTTCTAAAGTTTTTCGGTCCTGGATATTCTCCAGGGTGTTCGAAAACACAAGAAAAGACATCCGAAAACTGCAAGAAATCCTTTCTCAAGGCAAAACCTTAGGAATTCGTAATTTTCAGGTGATACATGATTAA
- a CDS encoding pirin family protein, producing MGFRRITGTRIAEKTIEGGGFPVRRPFPVPQFSYWDPFLLLDEMGPVNYEPGKAIGAPDHPHRGFETVTYLLSGEMEHRDSWGHAGKLKEGGIQWMTAGAGLVHSELPSTDFQNRGGRMHGFQIWVNLPRDKKLISPNYQEMDSSELPVAEKDGVWAKVIAGDLWGTNAIIQTQTPIVFFHLKLSPGSYAEVPVPKDYNILAYPFVGAGTVIDTDAEHDLVEGETVFYQGGEGSIGLRAPENFAWEVLILGGQPLNEPVARYGPFVMSTPQEIQQAFEDYSAGKMGTI from the coding sequence ATGGGTTTTAGACGAATAACCGGAACAAGAATCGCCGAAAAAACTATCGAAGGTGGAGGATTTCCAGTCCGCAGACCATTCCCAGTTCCGCAATTTTCTTATTGGGACCCGTTTTTACTTTTGGATGAGATGGGGCCTGTCAATTACGAACCAGGCAAAGCTATAGGCGCTCCCGATCATCCTCATAGAGGTTTCGAGACAGTTACTTATCTTCTATCCGGCGAAATGGAACACAGAGATTCCTGGGGACATGCAGGAAAATTAAAAGAAGGTGGGATCCAATGGATGACTGCAGGTGCAGGCCTTGTGCATTCAGAACTTCCCTCCACCGATTTTCAGAATAGAGGCGGAAGAATGCATGGATTCCAGATCTGGGTTAATCTCCCAAGGGATAAAAAACTTATTTCCCCAAATTACCAGGAAATGGATTCCTCCGAGCTTCCTGTGGCAGAAAAAGACGGTGTTTGGGCAAAGGTGATCGCAGGAGATCTTTGGGGAACCAATGCAATCATCCAAACTCAGACTCCAATTGTATTTTTCCATTTGAAACTTTCTCCAGGTTCTTATGCAGAAGTGCCAGTGCCAAAAGATTATAATATTCTAGCATATCCATTCGTGGGAGCAGGTACTGTAATTGATACAGATGCTGAACACGATCTGGTAGAGGGTGAGACAGTATTTTACCAAGGCGGAGAAGGTAGTATAGGCCTTCGTGCTCCTGAAAATTTTGCCTGGGAAGTTTTGATCCTAGGGGGACAACCTTTGAACGAACCAGTGGCACGTTATGGCCCTTTTGTGATGAGCACTCCTCAAGAAATACAACAGGCCTTTGAGGACTATTCGGCAGGAAAAATGGGGACAATATAA